In one window of Miscanthus floridulus cultivar M001 chromosome 12, ASM1932011v1, whole genome shotgun sequence DNA:
- the LOC136495366 gene encoding zinc finger CCCH domain-containing protein 27-like, whose amino-acid sequence MLKESSSPVLDADRIEVPSPKEENNSTNSEAATDSEDIEISDDDDDDRNHKHRRREARQQSDDNTEEQHPGRPLKKRSRVSGNGLPFGGAGSQGEVQKDFVPKFKKRSGVGGHTRAPRANQYFRADSSASAATRPPMTRGRGRNGAPWTHHDPRFNSLDMMDFASQMASQGPPAHPSLFMGTALPSGPYGFMPGMPHGILDPIHPLGMQGPIQPSVSPLIDLGMPRQRCRDFEERGFCLRGDMCPMEHGVNRIVVDDMQSLSQFNLPVSVPNAQGLGIPNEGGTNSVNLSSLGGSKSVPVKDVKSGVASDALKPNGSAVSAIADADVYDPDQPLWNNEHPEASCTGFVHKDVGVWNSESSGYEMGQEHSNQVFASDGSQSLKSSVWGRIASKRKPGGSNTAKSTSTNITGNQKSDYHEMALSTGQVKSAAKDTSGQPNSRIYGDVGRQSNRAAQKASRTLYVHGIPQESNRWDALLSHFQKFGQVIDIYIPSNSEKAFVQFSRREEAEAALKAPDAVMGNRFIKLWWANRDRILDVGEGRISGKSSQLSTTLANSFPNRVKENVQSTAPRPSSGSSAEPLSSATPGSKMLPASNTKPVPPHAPKRQESLELLEELRKKQEILAQKRDEFRRQLEKLAKQKGSANSVEHAEAGGKEIASNDASKVKDARSMRAEGAQEIAGSLEKKSSGEFASCSQKSAATSMQKSAVVTKQTTLPAPPQNRFKLDNRTTSFRILPPLPPEIANESVLADHFSSFGELSSVVLEDTEAHNHDATLKPSLSCSACVTYTTRQSAEKAFIGGKSCKGHTLRFMWLTASPGSNNHSRPQNTSVPVRASSISGHIQSISSEPPSPVGKVSSLATSVTVAIPHNKSISTVENAKTSPVGISKASCSSSSLSSNDECPPERRSTRNVISDSDIPQ is encoded by the exons atgctcaaagagtcatcatcACCAGTGTTGGATGCTGACAGAATAGAAGTTCCTTCACCAAAAGAAGAAAATAATTCGACAAATTCTGAAGCTGCTACAGATAGTGAAGACATTGAAATtagcgatgacgacgatgatgaccgCAACCACAAGCACCGAAGACGGGAGGCTAGACAACAATCTGATGATAATACAGAGGAGCAACATCCAGGGCGGCCTCTCAAAAAAAGGAGTAGGGTTTCTGGTAATGGACTACCTTTTGGTGGAGCTGGTTCTCAAGGTGAAGTACAGAAGGATTTTGTGCCAAAATTCAAAAAGCGTTCTGGAGTAGGAGGTCACACTCGAGCACCTAGAGCGAACCAATACTTCCGAGCTGATTCATCGGCTTCTGCTGCTACTCGCCCTCCTATGACACGAGGAAGAGGACGGAATGGTGCACCCTGGACTCATCATGATCCAAGATTTAACTCACTTGATATGATGGATTTTGCATCCCAGATGGCTTCACAAGGACCACCGGCACATCCTAGCTTATTTATGGGCACTGCATTGCCAAGTGGTCCATATGGATTTATGCCTGGAATGCCTCATGGGATTTTGGATCCAATCCATCCACTTGGAATGCAAGGCCCTATTCAGCCCTCAGTATCTCCTTTGATCGATCTTGGCATGCCTCGTCAACGTTGTAGAGACTTTGAGGAACGTGGATTTTGCTTGAGAGGGGATATGTGCCCCATGGAGCATGGTGTAAATAGAATTGTTGTTGATGATATGCAG AGTCTCTCTCAATTCAATCTTCCAGTATCAGTTCCAAATGCTCAAGGATTGGGAATCCCAAATGAGGGAGGAACCAATTCTGTTAACTTATCAAGCCTTGGAGGGAGTAAAAGCGTTCCTGTAAAAGATGTGAAATCTGGTGTAGCAAGTGATGCATTAAAGCCAAATGGAAGTGCTGTTTCAGCCATTGCTGATGCTGATGTATATGATCCTGATCAGCCTCTCTGGAACAATGAACACCCAGAAGCATCATGTACTGGCTTTGTACATAAAGATGTTGGAGTTTGGAATTCTGAATCCTCTGGCTATGAAATGGGGCAGGAGCATTCAAACCAGGTTTTTGCTTCTGATGGTTCTCAGAGTTTGAAGTCTTCTGTTTGGGGGCGAATAGCATCAAAAAGAAAACCAGGAGGTAGTAACACAGCTAAAAGTACGTCAACAAATATCACTGGAAACCAAAAAAGTGATTATCATGAGATGGCTCTCAGCACGGGCCAAGTAAAATCTGCTGCTAAGGATACTAGTGGTCAACCCAATTCAAGAATATATGGAGATGTGGGCCGGCAAAGTAATCGAGCTGCTCAGAAAGCATCCCGTACACTATATGTACATGGAATTCCCCAAGAAAGCAACAGATGGGACGCCCTTCTATCGCATTTTCAGAAGTTTGGTCAAGTAATAGATATTTATATTCCATCTAACAGTGAAAAAGCTTTTGTCCAGTTCTCGAGAAGGGAAGAAGCTGAAGCTGCCCTAAAAGCTCCAGATGCTGTTATGGGCAACCGCTTTATAAAGCTATGGTGGGCCAACAGAGATAGAATTCTGGATGTGGGAGAGGGCAGAATCTCTGGAAAGTCTTCCCAGTTGTCTACTACACTGGCTAATTCTTTCCCCAACAGAGTCAAGGAAAATGTTCAATCAACAGCTCCAAGGCCCAGTTCTGGATCTTCTGCTGAACCGTTGAGTTCTGCTACACCAGGTTCTAAAATGCTGCCAGCAAGTAATACAAAACCAGTACCACCCCATGCTCCAAAAAGGCAAGAAAGTCTAGAACTATTGGAAGAACTACGTAAAAAACAAGAGATCTTAGCTCAGAAGCGTGATGAGTTCCGCCGCCAGTTAGAGAAACTTGCAAAACAA AAAGGTTCAGCAAATTCAGTTGAGCATGCAGAGGCTGGTGGAAAAGAAATTGCTTCTAATGATGCATCAAAAGTAAAGGATGCAAGGTCCATGAGGGCTGAAGGGGCACAGGAGATTGCTGGTTCATTGGAAAAGAAAAGTTCTGGAGAGTTTGCTTCATGCTCTCAAAAGTCTGCTGCGACATCCATGCAGAAATCAGCGGTGGTTACAAAACAGACTACTCTGCCAGCACCTCCTCAGAATAGGTTTAAGCTTGACAATCGAACCACATCATTTAGAATTCTTCCACCTTTGCCACCTGAAATTGCAAAT GAATCTGTCTTGGCAGACCATTTCTCATCATTTGGGGAGCTTTCGTCAGTTGTCCTGGAAGATACTGAAGCCCATAACCATGATGCAACCCTAAAACCTTCTCTGAGTTGCTCGGCTTGTGTGACTTACACAACGCGGCAATCAGCTGAGAAAGCATTTATTGGTGGTAAATCTTGCAAAGGACACACACTACGATTTATGTGGTTGACAGCATCTCCAGGCTCAAATAACCATTCCAGACCTCAGAATACCTCAGTTCCTGTGAGGGCCTCCAGTATCTCTGGCCATATTCAAAGCATATCAtctgagcccccaagccctgttgGGAAAGTATCATCTCTTGCTACATCTGTTACAGTAGCCATTCCTCATAATAAATCCATCTCAACTGTGGAAAATGCAAAGACTTCTCCAGTTGGAATTTCCAAAGCTTCATGTTCTAGTTCCTCTCTATCGTCAAATGATGAGTGTCCTCCTGAACGTCGTTCCACAAGGAATGTTATCTCAGATTCTGACATTCCACAATGA